The genomic window aggctctaggaCCTGAGATGGTGATATGGCTTTCGCCAATATTCCATGTAGCtgaactggtagagcacggcgcttgtaacgccaaggtagtgggttcgatccccgggaccacccatacacaaaaatgtatgcacgcatgactgtaagtcgctttggataaaagcgtctgctaaatggattattattattattacaaaagaaaatcatgtagctcagttggtagagcatggcgcttgcaacgccagggttgtgggttcgtttcccacggtgggacagtatgaaaatgtatgcactcactaactgtaagtcgctctggataagaacgtctgctaaatgactatgaaaaaaaaataaaaaaagtactccgccataaaacccacagaagaagaagaggaagcagAAGCAGCAGCAACTCATCAGACATTTGTGAAGGAGCTTTCCATCGACATTTACTTTTAAAAATAGGGATATAGCTTAAGAAAACACCTGTAGTTTAATTAACAAGATGTATAGACCTAATTTGATGgtttttgttttatatttttcattAGAATGTATTTGCCAGAGCCAAAGCGGTAAGTACTCGACTATCAAAAGTGAAAGTAAAAGTTTACATCCAGGCTTGccaaaaaaataatacaaaataatactTTTAAAATCGCTATATAAACTGCTGCGGCCTATTAGCATAATAGTCTACTTGTTTAAATTGCATTATAGCATTTGTAGTGGACCTTTATGCGCGTTTCTCCATCCATTGTATCGATTACCGGAAATCTATTGCGCACTTACAGGCCAGCACAAGAACAAGAACACACATATTTTTACTTTGCTTGGAATAACCAGGCATAGCGTCATCTACTTATTTTTTATTATCACAAAGTAAAACAAGTGCAAGAAGATTTAATATGTTTGTAATGTGTTTGCaattttacagtagcctatatactgATAATGACTTCTGCAATTTTACACacatttgtttatttgtttagcagcagctactcttcctggggcccacaaacaaaacacaagtcataacaagtaacaaaacacttaTACACTCACTGATATTTAAAAtacgatatacaaacaatacaacaacaaaacaatacatgTACAAAGGAAAGACATATGATTTATATTCTTTATGGTAGTGAATCTGGGGGATAGCCCCAACCGGTACTCAAACCTGGATCAagcgactgtcaagccaacaccttaatcGTTTCACCAAGAGGTCCGAAGTTCTTGATGAGGTcggtaggtgttgggttaaggtcactacattACCACCTTAATTCAGGCGAGCGTGTCCCCACACTTCTCTTTACCAAGTCCCTCTCCGATGACCTCACGGGCCACATCCcatttctgacaccaatgtagcaaattCACAGGGTAGCCCGGACCGGGACTCAAACCCAGTTCCagcgactgtcaagccaacaccttaatcATTATATCAAGAGTTCCAAAGCTCTTCATGAGGTCGGTAGGTGTtgggttaaagggatagttcaggatTTTGTCAATGAATCCCTTTATCTGCtaccccagagtcagatgaactcgtggatactatTTTTAGGtatctgcgtccagtatgaaggaagttagaggtactTTTGAGAGCCAACGCTAACTAGCTGTACCCATAGACTgttagtcattgcgctaatgctagttagagGTAAAttcacaagccaatgctaacttccttcatactggacagagagacataaaaatggtatccatgagttcatctgactctggaattagataaagggcctcattgccaaaatcccaaagtatccttTTTAATATATTAATATGAAATAGGTTGATTTATAAGTTGCAGAATGTGTCCCACTTCTCACTAATGCACTAGTGTGGGCTTATTTGTTATTGATATGTTACCTACCATTTAGACAACATCATGCAAGGTCTCTTTGACACTATTAATTGACTACATTATTTTGTTTGCCGTTACAGACCTACAGTGTGATAGAGATAAATATTTGACATACAGTAATTTCCTGTTCATGTTTTACTGCGTTGTCTGAGTAACATAGAGAGAAGGCAAATTCCGATAAATTATCTTAATGTAAAAAGTTTTCCTCTACAGCCATCTACTCCCTGAATTACATCTACACTGCCCTCTCAAAGCCAGTAGAATTGcctggtatccatgagttcactGCCATGGGCCTGATCAATAACAAACAGATCGACTACTATGACAGTGTGGCAAAGAAGAAGATTCCCAAACAGGACTGGATGAGGGAGAAGCTGCCAGCAGACTACTGGGAAAAAGGCACTCAGTCACGCAAGAGCAAGGAGCAGTGGTTCAAAGTTAACGTCAACATCCTGATGGACCGCATGATGCATAACAGCACTGGTGAGGGACCACACCTGAAATGTGTCCTACGCTCACCGTTAATCTTTTAAAATTGTGGGTCATTAGTTATCTATGTATATTGCCATAGAGGCATCATTTACCTCATTTTTCATTGTTTATTTTTTGTTTCAGATGTCCATATCCTTCAGTGGAAGCATGGCTGTGAGATTGACCAACAGCCAGACGGCACATTGAAATTCATGAAGGGCATTGACCAATACAGCTACGATGGTGACGACTTCCTGGCCTTCGATGATGCCACTATGCAGTGGGTGGCCCCAGTTGATCAAGCTCTGCCGACTAAGAGGAAGTGGGACGGGGTGCAGATCCTCAACCAGTACACCAAGGGCTACCTGGAGAAGGAGTGTGTGGACTGGCTGTCTAAATTCATGGAATATGGGGAGAAAGAATTCAGTAGTGCTGATTGTGAGTACTTATGAACCTTAAATAGTATAGCCTAACAAATGGTTAACAAAAAACGACCATTCGTAAATGTGAGATCAGAAATAATATTAATGTTCTCCATTTATTCCCTCTTTAGCCCCTCCAAAGGTATATCCATTTGCTAAAAAGGCCCAAATTGCAGGACATGTCCGACTGACCTGCATGGCCACAGGGTTCTATCCCAAAGATGTGGTTATGCATATTAAGAAGAATGGTGTTCCATTGACCAAACATGATGGAGTGCTGTCTACAGGAGTCCTACCCAATGATGATGACACCTACCAGATCAGGATGAGTGTGCAGATCCCAGAGGCAGATAAGGAAACTTATGAATGCTATGTCAACCATGACACTTTGAAGGAGCCAATTGTGGAAAAATGGGGTAAAGTATGGTTCATTTGGTTTAGTAGTGTTATTGATGGTTAATTTGGTTTAGTGTTATTGACATAGGAAACAATCTTAATTTGATCTGAACAGCATACTAACAACAGCTTTGCAAGTGAAGCAGGAACGAAACTGAAATTAGCTTCTGGTTACATATTGTTGCTTTTTATAAAAACTATGCCTTTTGTTTTgcagatggaaaatgttgtgaCTGCGGAAGTGTCGTTGGTGGAGTCATTCCGGCAGTCATTGTCATTATTGGAGTTCTGATCTTGGTGGTCCTGTTGGTTCGGTACAGAAGAGTCATAATTGGTAGGTCTGGATTTATATCAATGaaactattttttttttaaatcaaattattcctgGCTTGAGAACTACAGGTTAGTATCACAGCCTC from Coregonus clupeaformis isolate EN_2021a chromosome 17, ASM2061545v1, whole genome shotgun sequence includes these protein-coding regions:
- the LOC121586486 gene encoding major histocompatibility complex class I-related gene protein isoform X1; amino-acid sequence: MYRPNLMVFVLYFSLECICQSQSAIYSLNYIYTALSKPVELPGIHEFTAMGLINNKQIDYYDSVAKKKIPKQDWMREKLPADYWEKGTQSRKSKEQWFKVNVNILMDRMMHNSTDVHILQWKHGCEIDQQPDGTLKFMKGIDQYSYDGDDFLAFDDATMQWVAPVDQALPTKRKWDGVQILNQYTKGYLEKECVDWLSKFMEYGEKEFSSADSPPKVYPFAKKAQIAGHVRLTCMATGFYPKDVVMHIKKNGVPLTKHDGVLSTGVLPNDDDTYQIRMSVQIPEADKETYECYVNHDTLKEPIVEKWDGKCCDCGSVVGGVIPAVIVIIGVLILVVLLVRYRRVIIATGNGVAFSDLGFAVLKR
- the LOC121586486 gene encoding major histocompatibility complex class I-related gene protein isoform X2, which encodes MYRPNLMVFVLYFSLECICQSQSAIYSLNYIYTALSKPVELPGIHEFTAMGLINNKQIDYYDSVAKKKIPKQDWMREKLPADYWEKGTQSRKSKEQWFKVNVNILMDRMMHNSTDVHILQWKHGCEIDQQPDGTLKFMKGIDQYSYDGDDFLAFDDATMQWVAPVDQALPTKRKWDGVQILNQYTKGYLEKECVDWLSKFMEYGEKEFSSADSPPKVYPFAKKAQIAGHVRLTCMATGFYPKDVVMHIKKNGVPLTKHDGVLSTGVLPNDDDTYQIRMSVQIPEADKETYECYVNHDTLKEPIVEKWDGKCCDCGSVVGGVIPAVIVIIGVLILVVLLVRYRRVIIGC